A portion of the Hoylesella buccalis ATCC 35310 genome contains these proteins:
- a CDS encoding UpxY family transcription antiterminator — translation MESKPDSHPSENASSASILPQQNVEDTLPWFAVRLFMAKPQLVMDYLDEQQLEYFIPMEYVDVEDKDHHIRQQLRPVVRNLVFIKKSKPEKTIRQLLMDAPFKSSVIRKSKDDSRYYEIPAKQMFEFQAMCNPEIAMRKFLSEEQAKLKPGTPVYVKYGPLKGLSGRLVRSNKKYFLLKEIPCMGVMLKVARWCCKPLQP, via the coding sequence ATGGAAAGCAAGCCAGATAGTCACCCTTCTGAAAATGCGTCATCAGCTTCCATCTTGCCTCAGCAGAATGTAGAAGATACGTTGCCATGGTTTGCCGTAAGGCTGTTCATGGCAAAGCCTCAGTTGGTGATGGATTATCTGGATGAGCAGCAGTTGGAGTATTTTATACCGATGGAGTATGTGGACGTTGAGGACAAAGACCATCACATCCGTCAACAACTGCGGCCTGTCGTTCGAAATTTGGTATTCATTAAGAAAAGCAAACCCGAAAAGACCATACGGCAATTGCTGATGGATGCACCCTTCAAATCTTCTGTCATCCGCAAAAGCAAGGATGACAGTCGGTATTATGAGATTCCGGCCAAGCAGATGTTTGAGTTCCAAGCCATGTGCAATCCCGAGATTGCCATGCGTAAATTCTTGAGCGAGGAGCAAGCAAAACTAAAGCCAGGCACTCCTGTTTATGTCAAGTATGGCCCACTGAAAGGCTTGAGCGGCAGGTTGGTCCGCAGCAACAAAAAGTATTTTCTCTTGAAAGAGATACCCTGTATGGGCGTGATGTTGAAGGTGGCCCGCTGGTGCTGCAAGCCTTTGCAGCCTTGA